The Shewanella japonica genome has a window encoding:
- a CDS encoding MurR/RpiR family transcriptional regulator — MNTLEKVQKSLTQFSKSERKVAEVILASPQTAIHSSIATLAKMADVSEPTVNRFCRRLDTKGFPDFKLHLAQSLANGTPYVSRHVEEDDSPESYTTKIFESSMASLDTARQSLDVVAVNKAVDILTQAKTISFFGLGASSSVAHDAQNKFFRFNVPVICFDDVLMQRMSCIGCNEGDVVVLISHTGRTKSLIEIARIARENGAAVIGITARNSPLSHECTLPVTMEVPEDTDMYLPMASRLAQLVTIDVLATGFTLRRGPRFRDNLKRVKEVLKESRVNKDLTI, encoded by the coding sequence ATGAATACCCTTGAAAAGGTGCAAAAGAGCCTGACACAGTTTAGTAAGTCAGAGCGTAAAGTGGCAGAAGTTATTTTAGCTTCTCCTCAAACAGCTATCCACTCAAGTATCGCTACCCTTGCCAAAATGGCTGACGTCAGTGAGCCGACCGTAAACCGCTTTTGCCGACGACTGGATACTAAAGGGTTCCCTGATTTTAAATTACATCTTGCTCAAAGTCTTGCTAATGGTACGCCATACGTAAGTCGACATGTAGAAGAAGATGATTCACCTGAGTCGTACACAACAAAAATCTTTGAGTCTTCAATGGCATCCCTTGATACCGCACGTCAAAGCCTTGATGTGGTTGCTGTCAACAAAGCCGTCGATATTCTCACTCAAGCAAAAACAATCTCATTCTTTGGTCTTGGTGCCTCATCATCTGTTGCACATGATGCTCAAAATAAATTCTTTCGTTTTAACGTCCCAGTAATTTGTTTTGATGATGTTCTCATGCAACGTATGAGCTGCATTGGTTGTAATGAAGGTGATGTTGTTGTGTTGATATCCCATACAGGCCGTACTAAATCATTGATTGAAATTGCACGTATCGCACGTGAAAATGGTGCTGCAGTGATTGGGATTACAGCACGTAATTCCCCACTGTCCCATGAATGTACGTTGCCTGTAACCATGGAAGTACCAGAAGATACCGATATGTACCTACCCATGGCATCTCGTCTAGCTCAGTTGGTCACTATCGATGTTCTCGCAACTGGATTTACCCTAAGACGTGGACCTCGATTCCGTGACAATTTGAAGCGAGTTAAGGAAGTATTGAAAGAATCACGAGTTAATAAAGATCTTACTATCTAA
- the pgl gene encoding 6-phosphogluconolactonase: protein MIKESVFKSFDTPADLEAKLAEKISNQLQDAVDSRGKASLVVSGGSTPLKLFKLLSNKAIDWSDVYITLADERWVDAEEADSNERLVREHLLQNRAASAKFRGLKNMFDSPEKGCEMTIESLANFPKPFDVVVLGMGTDGHTCSWFPCSAELENAFTTDLLCAAVNPTTAPHPRITLSKGAILNSRQIYLHLVGESKLSVYRQALQNDDVNEMPIRAVLAQRKTPVDVFYSA, encoded by the coding sequence ATGATTAAAGAATCTGTATTTAAATCATTCGATACTCCTGCTGATTTAGAAGCTAAATTAGCAGAGAAAATTTCTAATCAATTGCAAGATGCTGTTGATAGTCGTGGTAAAGCCAGTCTTGTAGTATCAGGCGGTTCTACACCGTTAAAACTGTTTAAATTACTTAGTAATAAAGCAATTGATTGGAGTGATGTTTACATTACATTAGCTGACGAACGTTGGGTTGATGCTGAAGAAGCAGACTCTAATGAGCGCCTAGTCCGTGAGCACCTTCTACAAAACCGTGCTGCTAGTGCTAAGTTTCGTGGTTTGAAAAACATGTTCGATAGTCCAGAAAAGGGCTGCGAAATGACCATTGAATCATTAGCTAACTTTCCAAAGCCTTTCGATGTGGTGGTATTAGGTATGGGAACAGATGGGCATACATGCTCATGGTTCCCATGCAGTGCTGAACTTGAAAACGCTTTTACGACTGATTTGTTATGCGCAGCTGTCAATCCGACAACAGCACCGCATCCCCGCATCACATTATCCAAAGGGGCAATCTTAAACAGTCGTCAGATTTATCTTCATCTTGTTGGTGAATCTAAATTATCCGTATATCGCCAAGCATTACAAAATGACGATGTGAACGAAATGCCTATTAGAGCCGTATTAGCGCAGCGTAAAACGCCCGTTGATGTGTTCTATAGCGCTTAA
- the edd gene encoding phosphogluconate dehydratase: MHSVVQAVTDRIIERSKDTRKKYLEALNDANAKGVHRSALSCGNLAHGFAACQPADKESLRQFTKANIGIVTAFNDMLSAHQPYEDYPNFLKKACQEVGSVAQVAAGVPAMCDGVTQGQPGMELSLLSREVIAMSTAVGLSHNMFDGALLLGICDKIVPGLLIGALSFGHLPMLFVPAGPMKSGIPNKEKARVRQLFAQGKVDREALLEAESSSYHSAGTCTFYGTANSNQLMLEVMGLQLPGSSFVNPDDPLRDALTSMAAKQVCRLTSMGTQYSPIGEIVNEKSVVNGIVALLATGGSTNLTMHIVAAARAAGIIVNWDDFSELSANVPLLARVYPNGHADINHFHAAGGMALLVKELLDAGLLHEDVNTVAGFGLRKYTQEPRLVDGELIWVEGPTESLDKEVLTHIDTPFQSNGGLTLLKGNIGRAVIKVSAVPVANRVVEAPAVVIDDQNKLDAIFKAGELDKDCVVVVKGQGPKANGMPELHKLTPYLGTLQDKGFKVALVTDGRMSGASGKVPAAIHLTPEALDGGMIAKIENGDVIRVNSDTGELTLLVDDATLAARTAAKVDLHHSSFGMGRELFGALRSNLSGPETGARCTSAIDEKY; the protein is encoded by the coding sequence ATGCACTCAGTAGTTCAAGCTGTTACCGATAGAATAATCGAACGAAGCAAAGATACACGTAAGAAATACCTTGAAGCTCTTAACGATGCTAATGCAAAAGGCGTACACCGCAGTGCTTTAAGCTGCGGTAACTTAGCCCATGGGTTTGCTGCTTGTCAGCCTGCAGATAAAGAATCATTACGTCAATTTACTAAAGCTAACATTGGTATTGTTACAGCATTTAATGACATGCTGTCGGCTCATCAGCCATATGAAGATTATCCAAATTTCTTAAAGAAAGCCTGTCAGGAAGTAGGCAGTGTTGCTCAAGTTGCCGCAGGTGTACCTGCGATGTGTGACGGTGTGACACAAGGTCAACCTGGTATGGAACTCAGTCTACTTAGCCGTGAAGTCATTGCGATGTCGACTGCTGTAGGGTTATCTCACAATATGTTTGATGGCGCTTTATTATTAGGTATCTGTGACAAAATCGTGCCGGGTTTATTGATCGGTGCGTTAAGTTTTGGTCACTTACCGATGTTATTTGTGCCAGCTGGCCCAATGAAATCGGGTATTCCTAATAAAGAAAAAGCGCGAGTACGCCAACTTTTCGCTCAAGGCAAAGTTGATAGAGAAGCATTGTTAGAAGCTGAATCTAGCTCTTACCACAGTGCTGGTACGTGTACTTTCTACGGTACTGCAAATTCAAATCAATTAATGCTCGAAGTTATGGGGCTTCAATTACCTGGTTCGTCATTTGTTAACCCAGATGATCCGTTACGTGATGCATTAACGTCAATGGCAGCTAAACAGGTATGTCGTTTAACTTCAATGGGAACGCAATACAGTCCAATTGGTGAAATCGTTAATGAAAAATCAGTTGTTAACGGCATCGTCGCACTATTGGCAACAGGTGGTTCTACCAACTTAACCATGCATATAGTTGCTGCTGCTCGTGCTGCAGGGATCATTGTCAATTGGGATGATTTTTCAGAACTTTCTGCAAACGTGCCTTTACTTGCTCGTGTTTACCCTAATGGCCATGCTGATATTAACCATTTCCATGCCGCTGGCGGTATGGCGTTATTGGTTAAAGAACTATTGGATGCCGGCTTGTTACACGAAGACGTTAATACAGTTGCAGGCTTTGGTTTACGTAAATATACCCAAGAGCCTCGATTGGTCGACGGCGAACTGATTTGGGTTGAAGGCCCAACAGAAAGTTTAGACAAAGAAGTGTTAACCCATATTGATACACCATTCCAATCAAATGGTGGCTTAACATTGCTCAAAGGTAATATCGGACGAGCTGTTATTAAAGTATCGGCAGTGCCAGTTGCTAATCGTGTTGTTGAAGCGCCAGCAGTTGTTATTGACGATCAAAACAAGTTAGACGCTATCTTTAAAGCGGGTGAGTTAGATAAGGACTGTGTTGTCGTGGTTAAAGGTCAAGGACCTAAAGCCAATGGCATGCCAGAACTTCATAAGTTAACCCCTTACTTAGGTACGCTACAAGATAAAGGCTTTAAAGTCGCACTAGTGACTGATGGCCGCATGTCAGGTGCGTCAGGCAAGGTGCCTGCCGCTATTCATCTAACACCAGAAGCGTTAGACGGTGGCATGATTGCAAAAATTGAAAACGGCGATGTAATTCGTGTTAATTCTGATACTGGTGAACTAACACTTTTAGTTGACGATGCAACATTAGCCGCTAGGACAGCTGCTAAAGTCGATTTACATCATTCAAGTTTTGGCATGGGACGTGAATTATTTGGTGCTTTACGAAGTAATTTAAGTGGTCCTGAAACCGGCGCTCGCTGTACCAGTGCCATTGATGAAAAATACTAA
- the zwf gene encoding glucose-6-phosphate dehydrogenase — translation MSNSTSGAKACDFVLFGTKGDLARRKLLPSLYQLDKANLLDTDTKVIGVAKDAFTQEEFIALVQKALNTFVKDELCEETLERFIGRCHYIGTNFTEAEGYKAFHDLLEPTKRVMVSYFATPPSIFGDICRCLNEQNLIHPDTRIVLEKPIGTCLASSKVINDKVSEYFNENQVYRIDHYLGKETVQNLIALRFANSLFASKWDNRTIDHVQITVAEEVGIEGRWGYFDTAGQMRDMIQNHLLQVLTLVAMDPPVNLDADSIRDEKVKVLKSLRPITPYNVFENTVRGQYTAGFLKGSPVPGYLEEEGANVKSNTETFVALRVDIDNWRWAGVPFYLRSGKRMPFKSSEIVVYFKNPPLNLYRDSMRNLPPNKLTIRLQPHEGVEIQMMNKVPGLEEKQRIQTTKLDLSFTDTFKNERIADAYERLLLEAMIGNQALFVRRDEVEEAWTWVDGIMNSWEKGGEKPKPYPAGTWGPVASVALITKDGRSWDE, via the coding sequence ATGAGTAACTCAACTTCAGGGGCTAAAGCTTGCGATTTTGTGCTTTTTGGTACAAAGGGCGATCTCGCGAGACGTAAATTGTTGCCTTCGCTTTATCAACTAGATAAAGCTAACCTGTTAGATACAGACACTAAAGTGATTGGCGTTGCAAAAGATGCCTTCACTCAAGAAGAATTTATCGCGTTAGTACAAAAAGCATTAAATACCTTTGTAAAAGATGAATTATGTGAAGAGACCTTAGAACGCTTTATTGGGCGTTGTCATTATATAGGGACTAATTTTACAGAAGCTGAAGGTTACAAAGCATTCCATGACCTATTAGAACCAACAAAACGTGTCATGGTTAGTTACTTCGCAACGCCTCCTTCTATTTTTGGCGATATCTGTCGCTGTTTAAATGAACAAAACCTCATCCATCCTGACACTCGTATCGTTTTAGAAAAACCAATCGGTACGTGTTTAGCATCATCAAAAGTCATTAACGACAAAGTTTCTGAATACTTCAACGAAAACCAAGTTTATCGTATTGACCATTATCTTGGTAAAGAAACCGTTCAAAACCTAATTGCACTTCGATTTGCTAACTCGCTATTTGCGTCAAAGTGGGATAATCGAACAATTGATCATGTACAAATTACAGTTGCTGAAGAAGTGGGCATCGAAGGGCGTTGGGGCTACTTTGATACTGCTGGTCAAATGCGTGACATGATTCAAAACCATTTATTACAAGTGCTGACACTGGTTGCAATGGATCCGCCTGTCAATCTTGATGCTGACAGCATCCGTGATGAAAAAGTAAAAGTACTTAAATCTCTTCGTCCAATTACGCCATACAATGTTTTTGAAAATACCGTACGTGGTCAATATACCGCAGGTTTCTTAAAAGGCAGCCCTGTTCCTGGTTACCTTGAAGAAGAGGGCGCTAATGTTAAGTCTAATACTGAAACGTTTGTCGCACTGCGTGTTGATATTGATAACTGGCGTTGGGCTGGGGTGCCATTTTACTTGCGCAGCGGTAAACGTATGCCGTTCAAGAGTTCTGAAATTGTGGTTTATTTTAAAAACCCACCATTGAATCTATACCGTGACAGTATGCGCAACCTGCCACCAAATAAATTAACCATTCGTCTGCAGCCTCACGAGGGTGTAGAGATCCAAATGATGAATAAAGTGCCTGGTCTTGAAGAGAAGCAGCGCATTCAAACTACTAAACTTGATTTAAGTTTTACCGATACTTTCAAAAATGAACGTATTGCTGATGCTTATGAGCGTTTGTTACTTGAAGCCATGATAGGTAATCAAGCCTTATTTGTTCGTCGTGATGAAGTTGAAGAAGCGTGGACATGGGTTGATGGCATCATGAACTCTTGGGAAAAAGGCGGTGAAAAACCTAAGCCTTATCCAGCAGGGACATGGGGCCCAGTTGCTTCAGTTGCACTGATCACTAAAGACGGTCGCTCTTGGGACGAATAA